The following is a genomic window from Bacteroidia bacterium.
CGGGAGAAAAGCTGGGAATGCCCTTGAATTGCACATCCTCACCTTCGGTGAGCGTATCGCCGATTTTGAAATTGCCGTTATCATGCAGGCCGACCACATCGCCCGGCCAGGCGTCATCCACAACGGTCCGTTCATTGGCCATGAAGGTGGTCGGCGATGTGAAGCGCACGTCTTTCCCCAGTCGTGTGTGCCGGTAAAACTTTCCCCGTTCGAACTTCCCCGAACACACACGACAGAACGCGATGCGGGCGCGATGGTTCGGGTCGAGGTTCGCGTGGATCTTGAAAATGAAGCCCGTGAATGTCGGCTCCCCGGGATGAATGATGCGGGGCGCGGCATCGCGCGGCAGGGGCGGCGGCGCGATACGGACAAAAGTCTCCAGCAGCTCCTTCACCCCGAAATTGTTGATCGCGCTTCCGAAAAATACCGGGGCGAGATAGGCCTCGCGATAATGCTCCGCGTCGAATGGCTCGTACAAGCCCTCGATCATCTCCAGCTCCTCGCGCAGCGCACCCGCCGCCCGCGCACCGATATGATCGGCGAGCACGGAACTGCCGATGTCCTCTATCAGGACAACATCTTCCGCAATATCGGTTTTGCTGGGGGAAAACAGCTCCAGCTGTTTCTTGTACATATTGAAAACACCGCGAAATGCATTTCCCATGCCGATGGGCCAGGTAAGCGGACGCGTATGAATGCCGAGTTCGTTCTCGAGTTCGTCCAGGAGCGCGAAGGGCTCGCGGCCTTCGCGATCAAGCTTGTTGATGAACACAATCACGGGTGTGCTGCGCATGCGGCACACATTCATCAGATTGCGCGTCTGCTCCTCCACACCCTTTGCGGAATCAATCACGAGGATGACACTGTCCACCGCCGTGAGGGTCCTGTACGTGTCCTCGGCGAAATCCTTGTGACCCGGGGTGTCGAGTATCGTGACCTTGTAGCCGCTGTACTCGAAGCCCATGACCGATGTGGCGACGGAGATGCCGCGCTGTTTCTCGATTTCCATGAAATCCGATGTCGCAGTCTTACGGATCTTGTTGCTCTTTACCGCGCCGGCGGTATGAATTGCGCCGCCGAAGAGAAGCAGCTTTTCGGTGAGCGTGGTCTTTCCGGCATCAGGATGACTGATGATGCCGAAAGTACGTCGGCGCGACAGTTCGTGAGATGGCATGCGATGTGAAAATCTGATGAATGAAACGGCAGGCGGAACGGAGAGTGAAAAGCGAAGAGCGGAGAGCATCTGCTCTCTGCTCTCTGCTCTCGGCTCTCGGCTCCTGACTCTGTACTGTCGGTTCTCTGCTCAGTTACGCGATGGTGACTTCAGGCGTCAGGTACACATCCTGAATGGCCTGCAGTAACGCCGCGCCCTCCTGCATGGGACGCTGGAAGGCCTTGCGTCCGGAAATGAGCCCCTGTCCGCCGGCGCGTTTGTTGATCACTGCGGTACGGACGGCCTCCGCCATATCCGTTGCTCCCGCGGATGCGCCGCCGCTGTTGATCAGGCCGGCCCGACCCATGTAGCAATTGGCAACCTGATAGCGAGTGAGGTCAATCGGATGATCGGTGGTCAGCTTGTCGTATACGAGTTTGTGCGTCTTCCCAAAGTTCACCGCAGTGAATCCGCCGTTGTTCTCGGGCATTTTCTGCTTGATGATATCCGCCTGAATGGTGACGCCCAGATGATTGGCCTGACCGGTCAGATCAGCGGCGAGATGGTAGTCTTTGTCTTTTGTGAAACCGCTGTTCCGCAGATAGCACCACAGGACCGTCGCCATTCCGAGTTCATGCGCGTAGGCGAAAGCTTCGGCGATTTCAACGATCTGTCTGCTGGATTCTTCGGATCCGAAGTAAATCGTCGCTCCGATCGCCGCGGCTCCCATGTCGTAGGCCTGCTCGATGTTTGCGAACATTATCTGATCGTGCTTGTTCGGGTAGGTGAGGAGCTCGTTGTGATTCACTTTGACGAGAAACGGGATTTTGTCCGCATACTTGCGCGCGACGGAGCCAAGCACGCCGAGCGTGCTGGCCACCGCGTTGCAGCCGCCCTCGATCGCGAGTTTAACGATGTTCTCGGGATCAAAATAGATGGGATTCGGTGCGAACGAAGCTCCGGCGCTGTGCTCAATGCCCTGATCCACGGGGAGAATGGACATATAGCCCGTCCCGGCCAGTCGCCCTGTGCCGTAAATTCGTTGAAGATTCACCAGCACGCGGATGCTTCTGTCGCTGTCCTTCCAGATGCGATCCACGAAATCCGGCCCCGGGAGGTGCAACGTCTCTTTCGGTATTCCGGTGCTGACATGATTCAAAAGTGCGTCCGCGTCGGAACCCAGCATTTGTCGAATGGTGTCGATCATGGTGTTTCGAACTTGTTGAGAAAAATGTACATAACAAAAATTACGACGGGACGGGATCACGGACAAACATTCTCCGCAAATCTGTGGAATTAAACGGAGCTGGGATGCGTTATGCTGTGACGGTTTCACTGATTGTTTTTCACGCGTTCGAACATTCCATACCTCCCATGTTATCTACGTTTATCCTGACCGGCGCGACCGGTCTTATCGGCCGTCGCGTGTACCGCGCTTTGCGCGAACGCGGCAACGACGTCGTTGTGCTTTCAAGAAATCCGGAAAGGGCGAAAAGCCACTTCCCCGACGCCGCACAGGTGCTGCTTTGGGCCCCGGGCGTTGCAGGTGCCTGGTCTGCCGCCATTGACGGTTGCGCTGGTGTCATCCATCTCGCGGGTGAACCCATCGCCGAAGAACGCTGGACGGAAGAATACAAAAAACGTATTCACGGCAGCAGGGTGGACGGCACCCGCGAAATCGTGGATGCCATCGCCTCGGCCGGACAGAAACCGGCTGTGCTGGTGTCCGTGTCCGGCGTCGGCTACTACGGCGACACACGGGATGTGCCGGTTGATGAGGACTCGCCGGCGGGCAGCGATTTTCTTGCCGGTGTCTGTGTGGAGTGGGAAAATGAAGCGCACCGTGCGGAAGATTTCGGCGTCCGCGTCGTCACACCGCGGCTTGGTATCGTACTCGCCGACGACGGCGGAGCGCTGGAGAAACTGCTCACCCCGTTCAAGATGTTCGCCGGCGGACCCGTCGGCAACGGTGAACAGTGGTTTCCCTGGGTGCATATCGACGATGTCGTGGGGCTCATTCTCCATGCCATCGAAACGCAGGATCTGCATGGCGTCGTGAATGCCGTTTCTCCGGGTCTTGTGCGCAACAGGGAATTCGCCATCGCATTGGGCGAAGCGCTCAAGCGCCCGGCCCGTTTTACGGTTCCCGGTTTTGTGATCAAATTGGCCCTTGGGGAATTCGGCGAAACACTTCTCGGCGGTCAGCGCGTCTCACCCCGGCGCACTCTGGAAAGCGGCTACAACTTCAAATATACCGACATCGAGAAGGCGCTTGGCACGCTCGTCTCGGTCTGAATAGAGCAACGACGCGAAAGCACGGGCACAGCGCAACGTACACTTGGGGTGTCGGACTGCAATTCTCCGCCGCTGTGCATTTCGCAGGCGGGTGAAAGTAAATCCGCGACTTTGTGACAAGCACCCGGGGCGCTGTACTTGCAGGCGATTGACCGTGACGCAACGTTGTGGCACTGCCATGACAGACGGTTCTCCATAGTCTCCCGGATACGGCGGCATCGAGGTTCACACGCCGAGGCTCTCCGCATTGGCTTTGAGCGCCTCGAGCACGAAGGCCACGTGTTCGTCGAAATCGACACCCAGCTCTTCCGCTCCTTTCAGCATGTCTTCACGGCTCACGGCGCGCGCGAAGGCCTTGTCTTTCATTTTCTTCCGCACTGAACGCACTTCCACGTCGGCGATCCTCTTCTCCGGACGAACGTAGGCCACAGCGAGCAGGAAACCGCAAAGCTCGTCCACCGCGAAAAGACATTTCTCCATCGCCGATTCGCGCGACACACCCGTGTGCTCCGCATGAGACATGATTGCCCTGCGAATGCTGTCGGACACCCCGCGCTCAGCGAGTATGGTGTTTCCGACAAACGGGTGTTCTTCAATCGATGGGTGCCGTTCGTAATCGAAGTCGTGCAACAGCCCTGTGATACCCCATTCTTCCACATCACCGCCGGAGCGCTGCGCGCAGGCGCGCATGGCGGTCTCGACGGCCAGGGCATGCCGTCGCAGACTCTCGGATGCGGTATGTTCATAAAGGATTTCCAGTGCCTTTTCGCGTGTAATCAAGCTGTGCTCCACGGTTTGTTCAAAGCCCTCGGCTGGTAAATGTGCTCAAGAGAACCTATAGTAGTCAACCTCGACGAACCGGTCAGCGTCGGTCTGTGCCCGACGGTTGTGTGCGTAGCGTCGCGCTTGTAACCTTCATCGCATATCCTCTGTCATTTGAGAGCGTCTCGTTCAACAACGGAAGAATCATCCAACACAGATTAAACCTATTGCGCGGACGCCTGTCATATCCCTCGTCAGACTGACGGTTGACCAAAACACGAACCCAATTACCTATCAGTAGAGGTGCTTCCATGAAACGTATTCTCTTTTCTCTGTTGCTCGTCACGGCGTTCGTCGTCAGCGCCTGCGACAGCGATCCTTCTTCGCCGGTGGACAACAGTCAGTCCTCCACCCTGCTCAAGGCGGTGGAGCAGATGTCCCTTTCCAACGAGCAGCTCGCCCAGATTGATGAAATGTTCTGGCTCGAGGAAGATCTCAGCGGCCTTCTCACTCCGACGCAGCTCAACGCTCTCAACACCGTGATCACGAGAACCGCGCCGGATTTCGCGACCTCGCGGGATCCCCGTGGCATCGCCTTCGACATGGCCGCTCTGGTCCATCTGCGCCTGATCCTGAAAGCCAATCCCGATATGGACGAGACCGCCAAGCAGGCGCTCATTGATATGATCAAAGCTTCGAACGCCACGCGTCAGCAGATCATCCGCGACAATCTTAACAATCCGGAACAGCTGAAGGCCCTCCTGAAAGCCGAGCATGATCGCCTTATCGCAGAAATGAACGCAGCCCTGACTCCGGAGCAGCTTGCGAATCTTCAGACCTTGATCGATCAGTTGAAGCAACTTCGCGAAGAACTGCGCGAGAAATGGGCACAGGAACGCATCAACCGTCAGGTGGCGATGCTCAAGACCGCCCTCGGACTGACGGACGAACAGGCGGCCGCCATTAAGGACATTCTGCTTGCACAGCACGAAGCGATAAAGAATCTGCGCGAGCAGTACAAGGACGATCCCGAAGGACTGCGTGAAGAGCTGAAGACCCTTCTCGGGGAAACCGACGCCGCCATTATCGCACTGCTGACACCGGAACAGGCAGCGAAGTGGGACCTCCTCAAAACCCTGCGTATGAATTGGCGCCTGGGTGGTGGAGGTCATGGCGGAGGCCGCCGCGGCTGACAGCCCCCCTCCGACGCCCGGTCAAGCGTGAGCGACAGGAAGAGCATGAGACATCTCATGCTCTTTCTCTTTTCAGACAACCGACTGGCGGTGTTTCTGAGTGCACGCACCAGTCCGCCTCAGCCGGATCAGCCTAAGGCTGACCAATTCGTAGGTGACATCGCTGCGCCAGCAAACCTCGTCATGCTGAGCGCTGCGACAGCACAGATTTCCCTCAAGTATTTGTTGTCAGCTGAGCAGTTCCGCTACTGCGGAAAAGTATGATTTTTTCCTTTACGCACGTAGTACGTAGGTACTGTTTTGGGATGTCATTAACAGGACAGATGACATGGTTGGCATGCGTGGCCGTCGTGGGTTCCTTGATTTGACAGAAGCCTTTCGGTATTTTTCCTCTGATACACCGATACTTGGTGTTGCCCGACCATACAGTGCATATCACATCAGCAGCGTACCTGCGTACCGGAGCCGGACATGAGCGACGATTCAATGAATGAAAACTATTCCAAAGAAACGCACCTGATTTACGGAAAATCCCATTCCATGAAATGGGATTACGATCATCACGTCATTCCTCCCATTTCCTCTTCCGCGACCTACCGCCTGGACTCCGCGCAACGCGGCGCCCAGGGCTTCATCGAATTCGCGAACACCACGGATGAGACCAAGCGCAAGCAACCAATCCTGATTTACGATCGTCTGGGCGAGCCGAACAAAGATATGCTGGAAGAGAATCTGGCCTATGCCGAGGGAGGCGAATGTGCCGTGACCTTCGGCTGCGGCATGGCCGCCATCAGCGCCGTGTTCGGCATACTCACCAAATCCGGCGATCAGATCATTGCTCACCGCACCATGTACGGCTGCACGTTTTCCCTGCTGCGCAACTGGTATCCGCGCTACAATATCGACGTGCAACTGATCAATCTCCATGATCTTGCCGCGCTCGAAGCCAGCATTACTCCGCATACCCGCGTCGTGTATTTCGAAACCCCGGTCAATCCCACGCTCACGCTGATTGACATCGCAGCGATCGCCGGACTGGTGCGCAAAATCAACAATGCGCGTCCGGCGGATGAGCATATTCACATCGTCGTGGACAACACCTTCTCCACACCCTACTGCCAACGTCCGCTGGAACACGGCGCCCATTTCGTGGTGCATTCGCTCACCAAGGGCATAGGCGGTTTCGGTACGGACATGGGCGGCGTGGTGGTCGGTCCCGAGAAGTGGCTCGACATGCTGTTGCTCTATCGCAAGGACTTTGGCGGGGTGCTTTCCCCGAAAGCGGCATGGCCGGTGCTTGTGTACGGCCTTCCGACGCTCTCGCTGCGCGTGCAGAAGCAGATCGAAACAGCGATGCGCGTGGCGGAATTTCTCGAGCAGCATCCCAAAGTACGCAGTGTGAGTTATCCGGGATTGAAGAGCTTCCCGCAATACGAGCTCGCGCGCCGACAGATGACGAATTACGACGGCGAATTCGCTCCGGGTACACTGATGTATTTCACCCTCGACAGCGCTTCGGCTCAGGAGAGCCGCGATAAAGGCGAAGCGCTGATCAACTTTGTCGCCGACAACGCCTATGCCATCACCCTCGCGGTGAGTCTGGGACACACGCGTACACTCATCGAGCATCCCGGGAGCATGACCCATTCCGCCATCCCCGCCGAGGAGCAGGTGCAGCGCGGCATGGATCCGGGAGGTATTCGGCTCTCGATAGGTATCGAACGGTCGGAGGATATTATCAGAGACCTCAACGCGGCGCTTTCCGCGATCGGGTAGTGTCCTTGGTCTATCCTCGGCCCTTCTCATGCTGAACCCGCGGTAGTCACAGGCCTGTGCTTCGGATGAATCAATGATGCTTCCGACGCGGTGTCGCAAATCCGCCCCTTTCCCGGGAAGCCGGTTCTCAGACCGCAAATACCTTCAGACCTCAAGCGCGTACGGTGAACACCCGTACGCGCTTTTCGCAGCGCCCTCCAGAGGACGCTTGTGTTTGACAGCTGATGCGAATCCGAAGTACATTAGAGTCTGTGAAGTGTCACCGCAACAGAGATACAGCGATCGGAGTAACCATGTTCGAATACCCCCTTACATTGATTCGCAGTTCGCTGCTTTCCCAATTCCCGAACATCGAATTCGCGATGAGCACGCGGCAGGGCGAGGCGCCGGATGCGCCCTTCGGCTTCAATCTCGGCTACGAGCTCGGTGACGCCGATGAGCGTGTGACAGGCAACATCGCCCGCTTTGCGGAGGCGCTGGGTCTCGACGCCGGAGACCTGGCGGTCATGAAGCAGGTGCACGGCGATACCATCCGCGACGTCGCGGAGCCGGGCCTGTACGACGCTTCCGATGCGCTGGTGTGCACGCAGCCCCGCGTCGGCATTACCGTGCGCGTCGCCGATTGCGCACCGGTGATATTGTATGCACCCGATGTGCAAGCCGTGGCCGTCGCACACGCCGGATGGCGCGGCACAGCGGAGCACATTACCGCGAAGCTTCTTGCGCATCTGATCGAGCAGAAGCATGCCGATCCCGCCGGAATATTCGCGTACATCGGACCCTGCGCCGGCAAGGAGCACTACGAAGTGGGCCCGGAGGTCGCGGCGTTGTTTCCCGCGACGTATGTCGACTCCTCGGGCGACCGGCCGCGCATCGATCTGAAAGGACTCAACGCGCAACAACTTGAGCACGCCGGTATCCCTTCCGCCAATATCGAAATCGACGAACTCTGCACGATTCGGGACCGTGCGCTGTTTCATTCCTGGCGCAGGGATGGAGAGCGTTCCGGCCGTATGCTCGCGACGATTTATCTCAAGGATTCGATCGAATGAATTTGGATTTCGAAATCATCGACACCGGAGCGCACGACGGGGCCTGGAATATGGCGTTCGATGTGCAACGCGCTGAGGCGCTGGACCGTGGCGTCGCCGCGCCCATGCTGCGCGTGTACACCTGGGACCCCTGGTGCATCTCGCTCGGACGGCATCAGGATATTGCGGACATCGATCAGGAAGCGGTGCAGGCAGCCGGCTATGAAATCGTCCGTCGGCCCACCGGCGGCCGCGCCATTCTTCATGCCGAGGAGCTCACATACAGCGTGGTCATGCCTTCGGAAGGCCGCAGCATCATGGAAGTGTACAAGGAGATCAGCGAAGCGCTCACCGCGGGTCTGCGTACGCTCGCACCGGATATCGCCATCGCGAAAAGTCAGCCGGATTTTCAGAAATTGTATCGCGAACCCGGGAGTATCCCCTGTTTCTCCAGTTCCGCACGCTACGAGATTGAATTCGATAACAGAAAGGTTGTAGGAAGCGCACAGCGGCGCATAGGCTCCGCGGTGCTGCAACACGGGTCCATCCTTATCGGCGGCGCACATCTCGCGCTTGCGGATTTCCTTGCGGTGGATGACGAGGTGCGCGAACAGCTCCGTCAGGACATGCAGCGCCACACTATCACTCTGAACGAGATCGCCGGCAGAGAACTCTCCGTCGGAGAGGTCGCAAAAGCGGTGATCGGTGGTTTTATCGAATCATGGGAAATGCATGGTACAAATCTTGCGGGGAATCAGTATTTTAGTGCCGAGACAGGTTCGCGAGGCACATGAGTACAGAATCCCAAACGTCCACCAAGCGCGTCACGACCAGACGGATACAGGAGATGCGCGATGCGGGCATACCTATTGCCTGCCTGACGGCGTACGATTATCTCATGGCGCGTTTGCTCGACGACGCCGGCGTGGACATTATCCTCGTCGGCGATTCTGTGAGCAATGTGTTTCAGGGAAACAACACAACCCTCCCCGTCACTCTCGATGAAATGATTTATCACACCAAGGCCGTCAGCAGAATCGTGCGACGCGCGATGGTCGTGACCGACCTCCCGTTTATGTCCTATCAGGTGACCACGGAGGAGGCATTTCGCAGTGCGGGACGCGTGATGAAGGAAACAAGCGCGGGCGGGGTCAAGGTCGAAGGAGGACGCAGGATCGCCGGGGTCGTGGAGAAGATGGCCGGGGAGGGTATTCCCGTGATGGGACACATCGGCCTCATGCCCCAGTCCATTCTCAAGTATGGCGGCTATCTGCCCAGAGGCACCACCGAGGAGGAAGCGAACGAACTGATTGATGATGCGATAATTCTCGAGCAGGCGGGCGCCTTCGCCGTCGTTCTCGAAAAAATTCCGGCCACACTGGGCAAGCGGATAACGGAGCGGCTCTCCATCCCGACTATCGGTATCGGTGCCGGTCCGAACTGCAGCGGACAAATCCTCGTCACGCACGACATGCTGGGGCTGTTCGAGGACTTCCGTCCCCGTTTTGTGCGCCGCTACGCATCCATCGCCGACGATATGGAAAACGCTTTCAGGCAGTATATTCAGGACGTCAAGTCCGGCACCTTTCCCAACGAATCGGAGAGTTACTAATGGACGGTGAGCAAATAGCGGCCATCAAACAGCAACTCCGCGATGAAGGATACAACATTTACGTGTACAGCTATCCCGGCGGTATGTGTTTCCCTCCGCACGAGCACGATCACGAAACGATACACGTGATCCTGAACGGCATGATGCGGATCACCCTCGAAGACACGGATCATATCGTTCGCGCGGGCGAACGTTTTGTGGTTCCGGCCTACGTCAAACATACAGCCGAGGTCCTCGGCGAGATGCCGGTGGTTGTGCTCGATGCGACGATGCCGGCAAAAAAATGATCTTCTGATATGACCCCTGTCCCGAAGGAATTCAAACTTCTCGATGGCCGCGACCTGCGCATTACCTGGTCCGATGGCCATAGTACACGCATTTCCCTGCAGCTCTTCCGTGACGAATGTCCCTGTGCCGGCTGCAAGGGTGAAACCGACATTTTCGGCGATCTCAAAATGCCGCTTCAGCTTCCAATTGCGGTACCCGGCAAGTACGAGCTGAAACGCCTGGCTCCGGTAGGCAACTACGCTGTGGCGGCATCCTGGGGTGATGGCCACGACAGCGGCATTTACTCCTGGGAATATCTTCTCGAATTGGAGCAGCGCTTGAATCCCGCTCCCGGTGACACACCCGCCCCCTCGTCTCTCGCCTGAATGATGCTGCGTATCGTTTGCACGGTTTTAGACCCCTCCCTGTACAGCGGCTATGGCGACTGGCTGCGGTCACTTCGCGATGCTGTCGGCGTGACTTTCGTCACCAGGAGGGAAGATGTCGCGGAAGCGCTTGCGGACGCCCACGGTCTTCTTCTCCCGGGTGGCGGGGATCCCGCACCCGCTCTCTACGGCAGAGCGGACGCGTTGCCGCTCTGCAACGTGGACCAGGATCGGGACGCACTGGAACTGGAAGCCATCGAAATCGCGATCCGGAAAGAAATCCCGATCCTTGGTATCTGCCGTGGATTACAAATCGCTACGGTGGCATTGGGCGGCGTGCTCATCCCGGATCTTCCGGGCGCAGGATACGACGGGCATCACCGCCTGGACAAAACGGATCGTCAGCATGAAGTGCATATCGATCCCGACAGCATGCTTGCGACTCTCAGTGGTGAACAGTTCGCGATTGTGAACAGCGCGCATCATCAGGGGGTGGAGCAGATTCCGCCGCGACTTCGCGTCACGGCGCGGAGCGCCGACGGCCTGCCGGAAGCACTCGAGTGGGCGCAACCAGACGGGAAACCATTCCTGCTGCTGGTTCACTGGCATCCGGAACGTTTGCCCCAGGGCCATGCGCTCAAGGACAGCATAGGGCAGGCCTTTCTGGATGCGTGCAAAGAACGCCTTCTCAAGGGATACTGACGGCCTCGGCCCGCACAAGCGGCGATTCGCCGCCGTCCGGATACACCACTTTCACAGCATACACATAGGTAGCACCGCTGCGTACGTCGCGATCAGCATAGCCCGACGCAGCATCTCCTTCCGTTCTGATCAGCACCTGCGGTGAAGCGGAAGCACCACGGTAGAGGTAAAACTCACAGGGACGATTTCCTGTAAATCGCCACTGAAGCTGCACAGCATTGGACTGCGCATCATACCGTGCCACAAGCTGCTCCGCTCCGGGGCGGGTACCCGCTGCCACCTTCCGGGCATTGACGATGTTGGAAAGCGGTGACAGCAGCCCGTCCTCGTCACGTGCCTGAACGGCATACTCGTACACTTCTCCCGCGTCGGCCCCCTCGTCCCGATGCGTCGTTCTGGACGCCTCGTCTGTCCGCAACAGTTCCCTCCACTGCGTCTCCCCCACACGCCGGCGCAGCAGCACGTGCTCGCGTGCATCGGATGTCGGGCTCCGATACCAGGATATGGTCACAGCGTCCACCGCGCTTTGCACATCGCGTATCACCGGCGCGGAAGGAGGAACGATGTCCGGCTTTTTCACTTCCAGTGCGGGCGTGAACGGAGAGTGGTTGAAATTCCAGTCAAGCGCCGTGACCTTATAATAGATGTGCTTCGACAGTGTTTTCAGCGTGAGTGTGTCGGTGTATATGGTATCGGTGCCGATCGTTGTCGTGAGCTGCTGAAATTCATGCGAGGGATCGTTGGCATAG
Proteins encoded in this region:
- a CDS encoding class I fructose-bisphosphate aldolase, with amino-acid sequence MIDTIRQMLGSDADALLNHVSTGIPKETLHLPGPDFVDRIWKDSDRSIRVLVNLQRIYGTGRLAGTGYMSILPVDQGIEHSAGASFAPNPIYFDPENIVKLAIEGGCNAVASTLGVLGSVARKYADKIPFLVKVNHNELLTYPNKHDQIMFANIEQAYDMGAAAIGATIYFGSEESSRQIVEIAEAFAYAHELGMATVLWCYLRNSGFTKDKDYHLAADLTGQANHLGVTIQADIIKQKMPENNGGFTAVNFGKTHKLVYDKLTTDHPIDLTRYQVANCYMGRAGLINSGGASAGATDMAEAVRTAVINKRAGGQGLISGRKAFQRPMQEGAALLQAIQDVYLTPEVTIA
- a CDS encoding peptide chain release factor 3; translated protein: MPSHELSRRRTFGIISHPDAGKTTLTEKLLLFGGAIHTAGAVKSNKIRKTATSDFMEIEKQRGISVATSVMGFEYSGYKVTILDTPGHKDFAEDTYRTLTAVDSVILVIDSAKGVEEQTRNLMNVCRMRSTPVIVFINKLDREGREPFALLDELENELGIHTRPLTWPIGMGNAFRGVFNMYKKQLELFSPSKTDIAEDVVLIEDIGSSVLADHIGARAAGALREELEMIEGLYEPFDAEHYREAYLAPVFFGSAINNFGVKELLETFVRIAPPPLPRDAAPRIIHPGEPTFTGFIFKIHANLDPNHRARIAFCRVCSGKFERGKFYRHTRLGKDVRFTSPTTFMANERTVVDDAWPGDVVGLHDNGNFKIGDTLTEGEDVQFKGIPSFSPEIFRLVVNRDPFKSKQLDKGIRQLTDEGVAQLFTRQSGSEKIVGTVGELQYEVIKFRLLEEYGASVDFRPMNIYKAFWFTSDDKPELDRFMRLQQHHIARDKDDHPVYLPEGNWSFNAATEMFKTIHFHATSEFKLA
- a CDS encoding HDIG domain-containing protein, translated to MTREKALEILYEHTASESLRRHALAVETAMRACAQRSGGDVEEWGITGLLHDFDYERHPSIEEHPFVGNTILAERGVSDSIRRAIMSHAEHTGVSRESAMEKCLFAVDELCGFLLAVAYVRPEKRIADVEVRSVRKKMKDKAFARAVSREDMLKGAEELGVDFDEHVAFVLEALKANAESLGV
- a CDS encoding DUF971 domain-containing protein, producing MTPVPKEFKLLDGRDLRITWSDGHSTRISLQLFRDECPCAGCKGETDIFGDLKMPLQLPIAVPGKYELKRLAPVGNYAVAASWGDGHDSGIYSWEYLLELEQRLNPAPGDTPAPSSLA
- a CDS encoding gamma-glutamyl-gamma-aminobutyrate hydrolase family protein (Members of this family of hydrolases with an active site Cys residue belong to MEROPS family C26.), producing the protein MMLRIVCTVLDPSLYSGYGDWLRSLRDAVGVTFVTRREDVAEALADAHGLLLPGGGDPAPALYGRADALPLCNVDQDRDALELEAIEIAIRKEIPILGICRGLQIATVALGGVLIPDLPGAGYDGHHRLDKTDRQHEVHIDPDSMLATLSGEQFAIVNSAHHQGVEQIPPRLRVTARSADGLPEALEWAQPDGKPFLLLVHWHPERLPQGHALKDSIGQAFLDACKERLLKGY
- a CDS encoding TIGR01777 family oxidoreductase; amino-acid sequence: MLSTFILTGATGLIGRRVYRALRERGNDVVVLSRNPERAKSHFPDAAQVLLWAPGVAGAWSAAIDGCAGVIHLAGEPIAEERWTEEYKKRIHGSRVDGTREIVDAIASAGQKPAVLVSVSGVGYYGDTRDVPVDEDSPAGSDFLAGVCVEWENEAHRAEDFGVRVVTPRLGIVLADDGGALEKLLTPFKMFAGGPVGNGEQWFPWVHIDDVVGLILHAIETQDLHGVVNAVSPGLVRNREFAIALGEALKRPARFTVPGFVIKLALGEFGETLLGGQRVSPRRTLESGYNFKYTDIEKALGTLVSV
- the pgeF gene encoding peptidoglycan editing factor PgeF is translated as MFEYPLTLIRSSLLSQFPNIEFAMSTRQGEAPDAPFGFNLGYELGDADERVTGNIARFAEALGLDAGDLAVMKQVHGDTIRDVAEPGLYDASDALVCTQPRVGITVRVADCAPVILYAPDVQAVAVAHAGWRGTAEHITAKLLAHLIEQKHADPAGIFAYIGPCAGKEHYEVGPEVAALFPATYVDSSGDRPRIDLKGLNAQQLEHAGIPSANIEIDELCTIRDRALFHSWRRDGERSGRMLATIYLKDSIE
- a CDS encoding lipoate--protein ligase family protein, whose translation is MNLDFEIIDTGAHDGAWNMAFDVQRAEALDRGVAAPMLRVYTWDPWCISLGRHQDIADIDQEAVQAAGYEIVRRPTGGRAILHAEELTYSVVMPSEGRSIMEVYKEISEALTAGLRTLAPDIAIAKSQPDFQKLYREPGSIPCFSSSARYEIEFDNRKVVGSAQRRIGSAVLQHGSILIGGAHLALADFLAVDDEVREQLRQDMQRHTITLNEIAGRELSVGEVAKAVIGGFIESWEMHGTNLAGNQYFSAETGSRGT
- a CDS encoding aminotransferase class I/II-fold pyridoxal phosphate-dependent enzyme, which codes for MSDDSMNENYSKETHLIYGKSHSMKWDYDHHVIPPISSSATYRLDSAQRGAQGFIEFANTTDETKRKQPILIYDRLGEPNKDMLEENLAYAEGGECAVTFGCGMAAISAVFGILTKSGDQIIAHRTMYGCTFSLLRNWYPRYNIDVQLINLHDLAALEASITPHTRVVYFETPVNPTLTLIDIAAIAGLVRKINNARPADEHIHIVVDNTFSTPYCQRPLEHGAHFVVHSLTKGIGGFGTDMGGVVVGPEKWLDMLLLYRKDFGGVLSPKAAWPVLVYGLPTLSLRVQKQIETAMRVAEFLEQHPKVRSVSYPGLKSFPQYELARRQMTNYDGEFAPGTLMYFTLDSASAQESRDKGEALINFVADNAYAITLAVSLGHTRTLIEHPGSMTHSAIPAEEQVQRGMDPGGIRLSIGIERSEDIIRDLNAALSAIG
- a CDS encoding cupin domain-containing protein — encoded protein: MDGEQIAAIKQQLRDEGYNIYVYSYPGGMCFPPHEHDHETIHVILNGMMRITLEDTDHIVRAGERFVVPAYVKHTAEVLGEMPVVVLDATMPAKK
- the panB gene encoding 3-methyl-2-oxobutanoate hydroxymethyltransferase, translated to MSTESQTSTKRVTTRRIQEMRDAGIPIACLTAYDYLMARLLDDAGVDIILVGDSVSNVFQGNNTTLPVTLDEMIYHTKAVSRIVRRAMVVTDLPFMSYQVTTEEAFRSAGRVMKETSAGGVKVEGGRRIAGVVEKMAGEGIPVMGHIGLMPQSILKYGGYLPRGTTEEEANELIDDAIILEQAGAFAVVLEKIPATLGKRITERLSIPTIGIGAGPNCSGQILVTHDMLGLFEDFRPRFVRRYASIADDMENAFRQYIQDVKSGTFPNESESY